The genomic stretch GTACGGCTCAAGTGGCGGCAAGACTTTACGCCAGAGTTGTTGGAGCGCTCCAGATAACTACTACAAAATCATATTTTTGGTCTGATTCCACCGTCACATTACAATGGCTACGTTCACCGCCCAACACTTGGAAGAATTACGTGGCCAATCGAGTATCTGAGATCCAAGATTTGACCCATCGAGCCTTTTGGAATCATGTCGCTGGTACTGAGAATCCCGCAGACCTTTTGTCTCGTGGCATGCATGTTGACGATTTCTTGAAGAGTAATTCCTGGAAGCACGGTCCCAAATGGCTATCATGCCCTGAAAATGAATGGCCTAACACAAGGCTTTGTGACTATCCCGTAGAAGGGAAAGAGAGGCGCAAAACGTTCGTTGCCGCTGTCAGAACTAAACCATCCCAAAACAATCCTATTTTCACTCGATTTTCATCGTTCAACCGCCTGCTTGGTACTTTCGCTTGCGTTCTGCGGTTTATAGCTAACATTCGGTGCAAGACGCGGACGCAGCCATCGATGGTTCATTGCACTCCCCGAAGCGCTGTGCTAAGAGTTGAGCACATATTATCTGCCGAACGAAAGCTAATTCAACTAGCGCAGGCGGACGCATTCCAGCCAGAGGTTAAAGATCTACGAACTAATAAAATAGTGTCAAAACAGTCGCCAATTCGACTGCTTACTCCATTTTTGGACCCTGAGGGAATCATTAGAGTAGGGGGGAGACTTAGACTCTCAGACCAGCCATTTTTATCGAAGCATCCTGCGCTCCTGCCTAGTAATCATCCTCTTTCACACCTCATTGCCAAGTCCTATCATCTTTCACTTATTCACGGTGGCGGCCGCCTTACCCTCGCTGCTATGCGTGAAAAATATTGGCCTTTGCACGGCAGAAGGCTGGTTCGCAGTGTCATCCGCAGCTGCTATCAATGCGCTCGAGCCGAACCACAATCCACAACCCAACAGATAGGACAACTTCCATTGCATCGAATTACGCCCAGTCGCCCGTTTTCGGTATCTGGAATCGACTACGCCGGACCATTATATTTAAAACCAGTGCACAAGAGAGCTGCAGCTACAAAGGCGTACATTTGTATCTTTGTGTGCTTTTGCACCAAGGCGGTGCATATCGAGTTGGCGAGCGATTTGTCAACGAATGCGTTCTTGTCTGCGTTGCGCCGCTTTATTGCCCGTCGCGGACTGCCAACAGATCTGTACACGGATAATGGCAAAAATTTCGAAGGAGCCGCCAACGAATTGGAGGAAGTTTACAGGATGCTTCAGAACGAATCACAGCGACAGCAAATTATGACAGATCGAGACTGTGAACGCATCTCATGGCACTTTAGTCCGCCGAAGGCCCCACACTTCGGAGGTTTGTGGGAGGCGGCGGTGAAGGTGGCTAAACGACAGCTCTATCGACAACTTGGGAATtctaaattatcatttgagGACCTGGCTAC from Wyeomyia smithii strain HCP4-BCI-WySm-NY-G18 chromosome 3, ASM2978416v1, whole genome shotgun sequence encodes the following:
- the LOC129729290 gene encoding uncharacterized protein LOC129729290; this encodes MLMQRLWLLPCAWDDEVPAEIAAYWNDFTAQLPKIANFRVGRYALIPNASIQLHTYSDASESAYGACMYVRCINAVGQISVQLLASKTRVAPLKRVTLPRLELCTAQVAARLYARVVGALQITTTKSYFWSDSTVTLQWLRSPPNTWKNYVANRVSEIQDLTHRAFWNHVAGTENPADLLSRGMHVDDFLKSNSWKHGPKWLSCPENEWPNTRLCDYPVEGKERRKTFVAAVRTKPSQNNPIFTRFSSFNRLLGTFACVLRFIANIRCKTRTQPSMVHCTPRSAVLRVEHILSAERKLIQLAQADAFQPEVKDLRTNKIVSKQSPIRLLTPFLDPEGIIRVGGRLRLSDQPFLSKHPALLPSNHPLSHLIAKSYHLSLIHGGGRLTLAAMREKYWPLHGRRLVRSVIRSCYQCARAEPQSTTQQIGQLPLHRITPSRPFSVSGIDYAGPLYLKPVHKRAAATKAYICIFVCFCTKAVHIELASDLSTNAFLSALRRFIARRGLPTDLYTDNGKNFEGAANELEEVYRMLQNESQRQQIMTDRDCERISWHFSPPKAPHFGGLWEAAVKVAKRQLYRQLGNSKLSFEDLATILAQIEASMNSRPIVPLSEDPNDISALTPAHFLIGSTKHLLPEKDLHHTPTSRLDHYQRMQKVYQQFWHHWRTEYLQELQRDTKTCHPNNCIQPGRLVVLTDELQIPVKWPLARIVAVHPGKDDLVRVVTLRTNRGTITRPVTRICLLPMEGEDILCKKSLEQ